The following proteins are encoded in a genomic region of Syntrophotaleaceae bacterium:
- a CDS encoding 2-oxo acid dehydrogenase subunit E2 — translation MAIKKITVPDFGDIESIVVDIYVSSGDRVEQEDALIALESEKAVMDIPSPHAGVIKELHVKENDQVKSGDLIAEIEVEEEEKDEEPKEPEQVPEAKEKEKKEKPPKKPEEKKPQPEEAEKEAEEEPEAETKEKKTEEKEAEESQPVARQEPGGVFHATPSVRAYARELGVELSRVEGSGPKGRILREDVQSLVKKTMQAGAGAEQFALPEIPREDFSKYGRVEEQPLSRIKQVSGPRLQKSWVSVPHVTHFDEADASDLEDFRKQLNEEGEEGGVHFSPLSLIVKAVVATLREFPLFNCSLAADGKSVILKHYYHIGIAVDTPQGLVVPVIREADVKGVTEISRDLKRLSTAAREGKLNPADMQGGSFTISSLGGIGGTGFAPIVNAPQVAILGLSRYYQKPVWDGEKFVPRLTLPFSLSYDHRVIDGAEAARFCRALARDIEDLRRTML, via the coding sequence ATGGCCATCAAGAAGATCACCGTCCCCGATTTCGGCGATATAGAGAGCATTGTCGTCGACATCTATGTTTCCTCCGGCGACCGGGTGGAGCAGGAGGATGCCCTGATCGCCCTGGAAAGCGAAAAGGCGGTGATGGATATCCCGTCGCCCCATGCAGGGGTGATCAAGGAGCTGCATGTCAAGGAAAACGACCAGGTGAAAAGCGGTGATCTAATCGCCGAGATCGAGGTCGAGGAGGAAGAGAAGGACGAGGAACCGAAAGAACCGGAACAGGTTCCGGAGGCAAAGGAAAAGGAGAAAAAAGAGAAACCGCCGAAAAAGCCCGAGGAAAAAAAGCCGCAGCCCGAGGAGGCGGAAAAAGAAGCCGAAGAAGAACCTGAAGCGGAGACCAAAGAGAAAAAAACTGAGGAGAAGGAGGCCGAAGAGTCGCAGCCCGTCGCCCGCCAGGAGCCGGGGGGCGTTTTTCACGCGACCCCCTCGGTACGCGCCTATGCCCGGGAACTCGGTGTCGAACTGTCCCGTGTGGAAGGCTCTGGCCCGAAAGGCCGCATTCTCCGGGAGGATGTGCAGTCCCTGGTGAAAAAGACCATGCAGGCGGGGGCGGGGGCCGAACAGTTCGCCCTGCCCGAAATCCCCCGGGAAGATTTCTCCAAGTACGGTCGGGTCGAGGAGCAGCCGCTGTCCCGCATAAAACAGGTGAGCGGGCCTCGGCTGCAAAAAAGCTGGGTTTCCGTTCCCCATGTCACCCATTTCGATGAAGCCGACGCCTCCGACCTGGAGGATTTTCGCAAACAGCTCAATGAAGAAGGCGAAGAGGGAGGGGTGCATTTCAGCCCCCTGTCCCTGATCGTCAAGGCCGTGGTGGCGACTCTCAGGGAGTTTCCCCTGTTCAACTGTTCTCTGGCCGCGGACGGCAAAAGTGTCATTCTCAAGCACTATTACCATATCGGCATTGCCGTGGACACGCCCCAGGGACTGGTGGTCCCGGTCATCCGGGAGGCCGATGTCAAGGGGGTGACGGAAATCTCCCGGGATCTGAAACGGCTGAGCACCGCGGCGCGGGAAGGCAAACTTAATCCGGCGGACATGCAGGGTGGATCCTTCACCATCTCCAGCCTGGGCGGCATCGGCGGCACCGGCTTCGCCCCCATTGTGAACGCACCGCAGGTGGCGATTCTCGGTCTGTCCCGTTACTATCAGAAGCCGGTCTGGGACGGCGAAAAGTTTGTCCCCCGGCTGACGCTGCCCTTTTCCCTGTCCTACGACCACCGGGTCATCGACGGGGCCGAGGCGGCCCGGTTCTGCCGGGCCCTGGCGCGGGACATCGAGGACCTGCGGCGGACGATGCTTTGA
- the lpdA gene encoding dihydrolipoyl dehydrogenase, with product MAEKLEFDVVVLGGGPGGYTAAFRAADLGLSVCLVEQHRALGGVCLQVGCIPSKTLLHCAEVAEKAEEAAEYGIDFPPFELDLNTLRNKKEQIVKQLAEGLDRLCKARKIRRVTGRGVFQDESTLQVEGEKEDIEISFRDAIIATGSRPATLPESPEDARIWDSTAALALPFVPQRLLIVGGGIIGLEMAQIFRFLGSKITIVEMQDQLLPPADVDLVQPLARKFKDRYRILTGSRLNRIEPRDNGLRVSFGGQEKEEKEEFEAVLVAIGRRPNAEDLGLENLGLSLDDQGCIPVDERLRTEIPHIYAIGDVTGEPMLAHRASHQGKVAAEVIAGQKSAFTPMAIPAVVYTYPEIAWMGITEKEAKEQGLEVLKGKFPWGASGRALSSGSALGVSKALFDKATGRIIGAGICGSNAGELIHEAVLAMEMGADAEDIARTVHAHPTLSETFALAAEVVDGSITDIMPPGKKKEDKS from the coding sequence ATGGCTGAAAAACTGGAATTCGATGTGGTTGTTCTTGGCGGGGGCCCGGGCGGCTATACGGCCGCCTTCCGCGCGGCCGATCTGGGGCTTTCGGTCTGTCTGGTCGAACAGCACCGGGCCCTGGGCGGGGTTTGTCTGCAGGTGGGCTGCATCCCCTCTAAGACCCTGCTGCACTGTGCCGAGGTCGCGGAAAAAGCCGAGGAGGCGGCCGAATACGGCATCGACTTCCCCCCCTTCGAGCTGGACCTGAACACCCTGCGCAACAAGAAGGAGCAGATCGTCAAACAGCTGGCCGAAGGGCTGGACCGGCTGTGCAAGGCTCGGAAAATTCGGCGCGTCACCGGCCGGGGGGTGTTTCAGGATGAGAGCACCCTACAGGTGGAGGGCGAAAAGGAGGACATCGAAATCAGCTTCCGCGACGCCATCATTGCCACCGGATCCCGTCCCGCGACTCTGCCGGAAAGCCCTGAGGACGCCCGCATCTGGGATTCCACCGCCGCCCTGGCCCTGCCCTTCGTGCCCCAACGTCTGTTGATTGTCGGCGGCGGCATCATCGGTCTGGAGATGGCGCAGATCTTCCGTTTTCTCGGCTCAAAAATCACCATCGTCGAGATGCAGGACCAACTTCTGCCTCCGGCCGATGTCGATCTGGTGCAGCCGCTGGCCCGCAAATTCAAGGACCGGTACCGGATTCTCACCGGATCCCGGTTGAACCGGATCGAGCCCCGGGACAACGGACTGCGGGTCAGTTTCGGCGGGCAGGAAAAGGAGGAGAAGGAGGAATTCGAGGCCGTTCTGGTGGCCATCGGCCGGCGGCCGAATGCCGAGGATCTGGGTCTCGAAAACCTCGGCCTGTCCCTGGACGATCAGGGCTGTATCCCTGTCGATGAGCGGCTGCGGACCGAAATCCCCCACATTTACGCCATCGGTGACGTAACGGGAGAGCCGATGCTGGCTCACCGGGCCAGCCACCAGGGGAAGGTGGCGGCCGAGGTCATTGCCGGTCAAAAATCGGCCTTCACGCCGATGGCCATCCCCGCTGTGGTCTACACCTATCCGGAAATCGCCTGGATGGGCATCACCGAAAAGGAAGCGAAGGAGCAGGGGCTGGAGGTCCTCAAGGGAAAATTTCCCTGGGGGGCGAGCGGCCGGGCGCTCAGTTCCGGCTCCGCCCTCGGCGTCAGCAAGGCGCTGTTCGACAAGGCCACCGGGCGGATTATCGGCGCCGGCATCTGCGGCAGCAATGCCGGTGAACTGATTCACGAGGCGGTGCTGGCCATGGAGATGGGGGCCGATGCCGAGGATATCGCCAGAACCGTGCACGCCCACCCCACTTTGTCGGAAACTTTCGCCTTGGCAGCGGAAGTCGTGGACGGCTCCATCACCGACATCATGCCGCCCGGGAAGAAAAAGGAGGACAAATCATGA
- a CDS encoding NADPH:quinone reductase, with protein MKAIRVHETGGPDVLKLEEVPTPAPQEKEVLVRIEAIGINPVDTYIRSGNYPLAGDLPYTPGFDAAGVIEAVGPGVGHREVGERVYVAGSLSGTYAEFALCREEQVHPLPEKISFSQGAALGVPYATAWYALFVRAQARPGDFLLVHGATGGVGTAAVQIGRAAGLIVIGTGGSEPGRRLVLENGAHHVLDHGSKGYLDQLTELTCGHGIDVVLEMLANVNLGSDLRIMAPRGRVVVIGCRGTITIDPRDAMRNNIGILGMVLFNASPEEQRRMHAALIAGLETGTLNPVIGQELPLAEAARGHERIMEPGAYGKIVLVP; from the coding sequence ATGAAGGCGATCAGGGTCCATGAAACCGGAGGGCCGGATGTCCTGAAGCTTGAAGAAGTTCCCACCCCGGCGCCGCAGGAAAAAGAGGTTCTGGTGCGGATCGAGGCGATCGGGATCAATCCGGTCGATACCTACATCCGGTCCGGCAATTATCCCCTGGCCGGGGATCTCCCCTATACCCCGGGATTCGACGCCGCCGGCGTTATCGAGGCGGTGGGCCCCGGGGTCGGGCACCGAGAGGTCGGCGAACGGGTCTATGTCGCCGGCAGTCTCAGCGGCACCTACGCCGAATTCGCTCTCTGCCGGGAAGAGCAGGTCCACCCGCTGCCAGAAAAGATCTCTTTCTCCCAGGGGGCGGCCCTCGGGGTCCCCTATGCCACCGCCTGGTATGCCCTCTTTGTCCGTGCCCAGGCCCGGCCTGGAGATTTTTTGCTGGTCCACGGCGCCACCGGGGGCGTCGGCACCGCCGCGGTCCAGATTGGCCGGGCTGCCGGACTCATCGTCATCGGCACCGGCGGCAGCGAACCGGGGCGCAGACTGGTGCTGGAAAACGGGGCCCATCATGTTCTCGATCACGGCAGCAAGGGATACCTCGACCAGCTCACCGAACTGACTTGCGGTCATGGCATCGACGTGGTGCTGGAAATGCTGGCCAACGTCAATCTCGGCAGCGACCTCCGGATCATGGCCCCCCGCGGCCGGGTGGTCGTCATCGGCTGCCGCGGCACCATCACCATCGATCCCCGCGACGCCATGCGGAACAATATCGGCATTCTCGGCATGGTCCTTTTCAATGCTTCACCCGAGGAGCAGCGCCGCATGCACGCCGCCCTCATCGCAGGTTTGGAAACCGGCACCCTCAACCCGGTCATCGGCCAGGAACTGCCCCTCGCCGAAGCGGCCAGAGGCCACGAAAGAATCATGGAACCCGGCGCCTACGGGAAGATCGTGCTGGTGCCCTGA
- a CDS encoding CARDB domain-containing protein — MKQFFLFRLLPLFLGLAALSAAAPIARADALDTFIGLYQDIEDEVGAGNLPISSAYLSDSRDYIRCIASGSDVLVCSDQYHDTGAGKSLAEGGQIPSGFWQALDAYVAYKQGDYWSAAYHLGAAAVCAAVQILAGGGDVCALLEELYEVAKGLYEGAGAVLSFLADVGEAAWDAISGAGEAICEGIGFCDDDDGPPLHAILLKMFYVQQVKAGVDARENTYAPKAFDNLRWAIGVQAKAWASEIYSSMPGGLATWQSHIDNSVATAAGAYTQAVDAAWTADITNKVWPELLAARADYKVDAVARLAANSYIQSGTSPRDTAFDRCKSHFSTFDEVDGWISHFPETAAELQIGSNQEWCGEHFDSNKYKFVEGFTDVIKANLCVSSGQSIVCDALDKFRKCTGLLDYVGQKQQCQVSRVKVGQEVAALIQAYFTSHGSTIPCQTISPALSFAFGPGTPVKMECTRPTQQVACDREYQKSFADLPTKVLECTLKKTADYVALEGKVADAVEVLNKDSEIGGLFGIPSPDPLLVVAGTAVEVPQRDWGFGPPSTQPGFHVYPIFSSPPGGIDGLSTPGIWFDMELPNAADKPVQSKFSRIQELTDPSGPITNPIDEMARISQAERIAVQADKLAVVSAKVQVTNGLQQHQQQQQQQQQVMSGTLPPNQQPPTSPALADTARKLTATKEASLAVTQQGSADLQMDNRPEINGKKVPWTGTTILDAATLKPAAGGRCQVPIRMTVKNAGSAASPASQIGWPGVKGMTALPPLAPGQSHQVEAILELDPGTHSLQWQLDSLQQVGESNESNNRAALTVRMTGSCSATAPATLPTRSPTLPHRTGAKPETKPLLIPK, encoded by the coding sequence ATGAAACAGTTCTTCCTGTTCCGATTGTTGCCCCTGTTCCTCGGCCTGGCCGCCCTGAGTGCGGCCGCACCGATCGCCAGGGCCGATGCACTGGACACCTTCATCGGCCTGTACCAGGATATCGAGGATGAGGTCGGGGCCGGCAATCTGCCGATCAGCTCCGCCTATCTTTCGGATTCAAGGGATTACATCCGCTGCATCGCCAGCGGCTCCGACGTCCTGGTCTGCAGCGACCAGTACCACGACACGGGGGCGGGCAAATCCCTCGCCGAAGGGGGACAGATTCCAAGCGGATTCTGGCAGGCACTCGACGCCTATGTCGCCTATAAGCAGGGCGACTACTGGAGCGCCGCCTACCACCTGGGTGCGGCGGCCGTCTGCGCGGCGGTGCAGATCCTGGCCGGCGGCGGCGACGTATGCGCTCTCCTGGAGGAGTTGTACGAGGTCGCCAAGGGTCTCTATGAAGGGGCGGGAGCCGTGCTGTCCTTCCTGGCTGACGTTGGCGAAGCCGCATGGGACGCCATCAGCGGCGCCGGCGAGGCCATCTGCGAGGGCATCGGCTTTTGCGATGACGACGACGGCCCGCCGCTGCACGCCATCCTGCTCAAGATGTTCTACGTCCAGCAGGTAAAAGCCGGAGTGGATGCGCGCGAGAACACTTATGCCCCCAAGGCTTTCGATAACCTGCGCTGGGCAATCGGGGTCCAGGCCAAGGCCTGGGCGAGCGAGATCTATTCGAGCATGCCGGGGGGACTGGCGACCTGGCAATCGCATATAGACAACTCCGTCGCCACCGCGGCCGGGGCCTATACCCAGGCGGTGGATGCCGCCTGGACCGCCGACATCACCAATAAAGTCTGGCCGGAACTGCTGGCGGCGCGGGCCGATTACAAGGTCGATGCGGTAGCCCGTCTGGCCGCGAACAGCTATATTCAGTCCGGCACTTCCCCGCGGGACACCGCTTTCGACCGCTGCAAATCCCACTTTTCCACCTTCGACGAGGTCGATGGCTGGATCTCCCATTTCCCGGAAACGGCGGCCGAACTCCAGATCGGCTCCAATCAGGAGTGGTGCGGCGAGCATTTCGACAGCAACAAGTACAAGTTCGTCGAGGGGTTCACCGACGTCATCAAAGCGAACCTTTGCGTTTCCTCGGGCCAGTCCATCGTCTGCGATGCGCTCGACAAGTTTCGCAAATGCACCGGCCTGCTGGATTATGTCGGCCAGAAGCAGCAGTGCCAGGTCAGCCGGGTCAAGGTAGGCCAGGAGGTGGCGGCCCTGATTCAGGCCTACTTCACTTCCCACGGCTCGACCATTCCCTGTCAGACGATTTCTCCGGCGCTGTCCTTCGCCTTTGGCCCGGGCACCCCGGTCAAGATGGAATGCACCCGACCGACCCAGCAGGTCGCCTGCGACCGCGAATACCAGAAGAGCTTTGCCGACCTTCCCACCAAGGTACTTGAATGTACCCTCAAAAAGACGGCGGATTACGTCGCACTCGAAGGGAAGGTCGCTGACGCGGTCGAGGTTCTGAACAAGGATTCAGAAATCGGCGGTTTGTTTGGTATACCGAGCCCCGATCCGCTTTTGGTCGTGGCCGGCACGGCTGTTGAGGTGCCCCAGCGGGACTGGGGGTTCGGCCCGCCCAGCACGCAGCCAGGTTTCCATGTTTACCCGATCTTCTCCTCCCCGCCAGGCGGCATCGACGGTTTGAGCACGCCCGGGATCTGGTTCGACATGGAATTGCCCAATGCAGCCGACAAACCCGTGCAGAGCAAATTCTCCCGCATCCAGGAGTTGACTGATCCGAGCGGGCCGATCACCAATCCAATAGACGAGATGGCACGTATCTCCCAAGCGGAGAGGATTGCCGTGCAGGCCGACAAGTTGGCTGTCGTCTCAGCGAAGGTGCAGGTCACCAATGGGCTGCAGCAACACCAGCAGCAACAGCAGCAACAGCAACAGGTCATGAGCGGAACACTGCCCCCGAATCAGCAACCTCCCACTTCTCCGGCCCTCGCCGATACCGCCCGGAAACTTACGGCGACGAAGGAGGCCTCCCTTGCGGTAACCCAACAGGGCAGCGCCGACCTGCAGATGGACAACAGACCGGAGATCAACGGCAAAAAAGTGCCGTGGACAGGAACGACGATCCTGGATGCGGCAACTCTGAAACCTGCCGCAGGGGGCCGCTGCCAGGTTCCCATCCGGATGACGGTGAAGAATGCCGGCAGCGCGGCAAGTCCCGCCAGCCAGATCGGTTGGCCTGGTGTGAAAGGGATGACAGCTTTGCCGCCCCTGGCTCCCGGCCAGTCCCACCAAGTGGAGGCCATTCTCGAACTTGATCCCGGGACACACTCCCTGCAGTGGCAACTCGACAGTCTTCAGCAGGTCGGGGAGAGCAACGAGAGCAACAACCGGGCCGCCTTGACGGTCCGGATGACCGGCAGCTGCAGCGCCACCGCCCCGGCCACTCTGCCGACCCGGTCCCCGACCCTTCCGCATCGAACCGGGGCGAAACCTGAGACGAAACCTCTGCTTATTCCAAAATAA